One genomic region from Gammaproteobacteria bacterium encodes:
- a CDS encoding 4-hydroxy-tetrahydrodipicolinate reductase has product MIIDVLVNGANGRMGQATVQALLANPKFRIVGQTGRQDQLAQTIKATKAKVVIDFTAPQSAFDNTLIILNSGAHPVIGTSGMTLEQIGDLQKKAEALKRGGIIAPNFSLGAMLMMKYAKEIARYLPHVEIIEMHHDRKLDSPSGTALRTAEVIAEAHLEAAHQPQQEIVAGSRGANYKGIPIHAIRLPGLLAHQQIIFGETGGTLTLRHDSISRESFMAGVLMASEKVMGMKRLVYGLENILV; this is encoded by the coding sequence TCAAGCATTGTTAGCCAACCCAAAATTTAGAATCGTCGGTCAAACGGGTCGGCAAGATCAGTTAGCGCAAACAATAAAAGCCACTAAGGCCAAAGTTGTCATTGATTTTACCGCGCCACAATCTGCCTTTGACAACACCCTCATTATTTTAAATTCAGGCGCCCATCCCGTGATTGGTACCAGTGGAATGACGCTTGAACAAATTGGTGATTTACAAAAAAAAGCAGAGGCTTTAAAACGCGGCGGTATTATTGCACCGAATTTCTCTCTGGGGGCAATGTTAATGATGAAATACGCCAAAGAAATTGCCCGTTATTTACCTCATGTTGAAATTATTGAAATGCATCATGATCGTAAGCTTGATAGCCCTTCAGGAACAGCTTTACGCACAGCTGAAGTGATTGCAGAGGCACATTTAGAAGCAGCTCATCAACCTCAGCAAGAAATCGTGGCAGGCTCGCGTGGCGCCAATTACAAAGGCATTCCTATCCATGCCATTCGGTTACCTGGCTTGCTAGCCCATCAGCAAATTATTTTTGGTGAGACAGGGGGCACACTAACCTTACGTCACGACAGCATCAGTCGAGAAAGTTTTATGGCTGGCGTTTTAATGGCGAGTGAAAAAGTCATGGGGATGAAACGTTTAGTTTATGGTTTGGAAAACATATTGGTTTAA